The following proteins are co-located in the Haloarcula marismortui ATCC 43049 genome:
- a CDS encoding putative sulfate/molybdate transporter, whose product MSFTFRDQTTVSLSWNELTGAIGDSATVLPVVVAVAVLTKLSLPVMLVWFGVFQVVWGLYYGVPISVEPMKAFAALVIAGTISTGELVVAGLLLAGILLVLGTTQSLEVVNQYVDDTVVRGVQLGVALVLLETGIGLGLNDPRLVTVAVGIVAVLALLGHSGQSAFAVFVLGAAIALAETGVPTPAVPAVDAMFMLPTMTLSLQTGEAVLAQIAVTVGNAALATSVLLADYFDRDVSADQLSNSMGLMNLVAVPFGAFPMCHGSGGVAGKYAFGARTPGANLLLGAGYVLTAFLAVGVISAYPTALLGVILVLIAFQLGWTGVSSTDDLAVVAAIGVVGVLVNLGLALVLGVLVQQLRARL is encoded by the coding sequence ATGAGTTTCACGTTCCGCGACCAGACGACAGTTTCGCTGTCGTGGAATGAACTGACCGGCGCAATCGGGGACTCGGCGACGGTACTCCCAGTTGTTGTCGCCGTCGCCGTGCTGACGAAGCTCTCGCTCCCGGTCATGCTCGTCTGGTTCGGCGTTTTTCAGGTCGTCTGGGGGCTGTACTACGGTGTCCCCATATCAGTCGAGCCGATGAAGGCGTTCGCCGCGCTGGTCATCGCCGGGACCATCTCGACTGGCGAACTCGTCGTTGCAGGGCTTTTGCTGGCCGGCATCCTGCTCGTGCTTGGAACCACACAGTCGCTCGAAGTGGTCAATCAGTACGTCGACGATACCGTTGTCCGCGGGGTGCAACTCGGCGTCGCGCTGGTCCTGCTCGAAACCGGCATCGGTCTTGGGCTCAACGACCCAAGACTCGTGACTGTCGCCGTTGGCATTGTTGCCGTCCTCGCGCTTCTGGGCCACAGCGGGCAGAGCGCCTTCGCCGTTTTTGTCCTTGGAGCCGCCATCGCCCTCGCGGAGACCGGGGTTCCGACGCCGGCCGTCCCAGCGGTTGACGCCATGTTTATGCTTCCGACAATGACGCTATCGTTGCAAACGGGGGAGGCCGTCCTCGCACAGATCGCGGTCACGGTCGGCAACGCAGCCCTCGCCACGTCGGTCCTGCTCGCCGATTATTTCGACCGGGACGTATCTGCAGACCAGCTCTCGAACAGCATGGGGCTGATGAATCTGGTCGCGGTCCCTTTCGGCGCGTTCCCGATGTGTCACGGGAGTGGCGGCGTCGCCGGGAAGTACGCATTCGGGGCCAGAACGCCCGGCGCGAATCTGCTACTCGGTGCGGGCTACGTGCTGACTGCGTTCCTCGCCGTCGGCGTCATCTCGGCCTATCCGACGGCGCTACTCGGGGTCATTCTGGTACTGATCGCATTCCAACTGGGCTGGACCGGGGTTTCCAGCACGGATGACTTGGCAGTTGTCGCTGCAATCGGTGTCGTCGGCGTGCTCGTCAACCTCGGCCTCGCGCTCGTCCTCGGCGTCCTCGTCCAGCAACTGCGTGCCCGACTGTAA
- a CDS encoding aldehyde ferredoxin oxidoreductase family protein, with protein MMTVANRDRMLHVDLSSASVESCPVPEAWRRQFVGGKGLGARYLYDKLDAGTDPLGPENILLFMLGPVSGLLPGETRYAAVTKSPLTGGFLDSYAGGTFPDTLAGALQDHTGILVTGRASEPVKLVVEADGATVEPAETWGQDTAETDAAFPEAAVACIGPAGEQGVAFATIASDGGEHHAGRGGAGTVMGAKRLKAVVVRGEPPTDLAELREQYAKRYREGDTGQWLNASGTVETVDFANAIGALSTRGWEDGQFEGADSVGIEAVQELAAGREYDDADSPGGFRVQTEDGETVPRGATAMSLGAGLGINDFDAVATLGETCNRLGLDLISAGSAVAWAIKAGDAGLLAESLDYGSPDDARALLEEIVARESTLGDALADGVDAASARLGGDDLLPTVKAMELPAYDPRGARSMALAYATSDRGACHRRALPIEREGFDGNWGPERAAAAVICEQDQRSVLWCLVVDDFVGDAFDDLGAEWLDAVGLDTDGDLATVGERVWTLTRLFNVREGISRADDELPAKLQEPLDSGPNAGAAIDTESFDAMLDEYYRQRGWDADGHPTPETIERLGLADAVDQSTLPADTALGE; from the coding sequence ATGATGACAGTAGCCAATCGGGACCGGATGCTCCACGTCGACCTGTCGTCGGCATCGGTCGAGAGCTGTCCGGTTCCGGAGGCCTGGCGTCGCCAGTTTGTGGGCGGCAAGGGACTCGGCGCTCGGTACCTGTACGACAAACTCGACGCCGGCACCGACCCGCTAGGCCCCGAGAACATCCTGTTGTTCATGCTCGGGCCGGTCTCCGGGCTGCTCCCCGGCGAGACACGCTACGCGGCGGTCACGAAGTCGCCCCTGACTGGCGGCTTCCTCGACTCCTATGCGGGCGGGACGTTCCCGGACACGCTGGCCGGCGCGTTGCAGGACCACACCGGGATTCTTGTCACCGGGCGCGCTTCGGAGCCGGTCAAACTCGTCGTCGAGGCCGACGGCGCGACGGTCGAACCCGCCGAGACGTGGGGGCAGGATACAGCCGAAACCGACGCAGCGTTCCCCGAGGCTGCGGTGGCGTGTATCGGCCCGGCGGGCGAGCAGGGCGTCGCGTTCGCGACTATCGCTTCTGACGGCGGCGAACACCACGCGGGGCGGGGCGGTGCCGGAACAGTGATGGGCGCAAAACGGCTGAAAGCCGTCGTCGTCCGCGGTGAGCCGCCGACGGACCTCGCGGAGCTACGGGAGCAGTACGCCAAGCGGTACCGCGAGGGCGACACCGGACAGTGGCTCAACGCCAGCGGGACCGTCGAGACAGTTGATTTCGCCAACGCGATTGGCGCGCTCTCGACGCGCGGCTGGGAAGACGGCCAGTTCGAGGGGGCCGACAGCGTCGGTATCGAGGCCGTACAGGAACTTGCCGCGGGCCGAGAGTACGACGACGCGGACAGTCCCGGCGGCTTTCGCGTCCAGACTGAAGATGGCGAGACCGTGCCCCGCGGGGCGACGGCGATGAGCCTTGGGGCCGGGCTTGGCATCAACGACTTCGACGCCGTGGCGACGCTGGGCGAGACATGCAACCGACTGGGGCTCGACCTCATCAGCGCCGGAAGCGCCGTCGCGTGGGCTATCAAAGCCGGCGACGCCGGCCTGCTTGCGGAATCGCTCGATTACGGGAGTCCTGACGACGCGCGAGCGCTCCTCGAAGAAATCGTCGCGCGGGAGTCGACGCTCGGCGACGCTCTTGCCGACGGCGTTGACGCGGCCTCGGCCCGTCTAGGCGGGGACGACCTCCTGCCGACGGTCAAGGCCATGGAACTGCCCGCGTACGACCCCCGCGGCGCACGGAGCATGGCACTGGCGTACGCGACCAGCGACCGCGGGGCCTGTCATCGGCGGGCGCTCCCCATCGAGCGGGAGGGGTTCGACGGCAACTGGGGCCCCGAGCGGGCGGCCGCGGCCGTCATCTGCGAACAGGACCAGCGTTCGGTGCTGTGGTGTCTCGTCGTGGACGACTTCGTCGGCGACGCGTTCGACGACCTCGGCGCTGAGTGGCTTGATGCAGTCGGACTGGACACGGACGGCGACCTTGCGACAGTTGGCGAGCGGGTCTGGACACTCACGCGCCTGTTCAACGTCCGCGAGGGTATTTCCCGGGCCGACGACGAACTGCCGGCAAAATTACAGGAACCGCTCGACTCGGGCCCGAACGCGGGCGCGGCAATCGACACCGAATCCTTCGACGCGATGCTCGACGAGTACTACAGGCAACGGGGCTGGGACGCCGATGGCCACCCCACTCCCGAGACAATCGAACGACTCGGCCTCGCGGACGCCGTCGACCAGTCGACACTACCAGCGGACACAGCACTCGGAGAATGA
- a CDS encoding DUF7124 domain-containing protein yields MTDEIDLDELDVQDDEETPNRGDWFWSDEGDPVDEPDTGATGTESVRPDSDAEAGSPAAAINTSPDAATDAERNSGETASADPGGQAVPHVPRENKDKPVGIPTDSGGAGGAAATDTDPASNVAEDPAAGEASVEASGPHGGGIDDMTMAVTYDAARQFADPQLVFREARGWADWVGIVGDVEAFVINKFQRDHGIDADFFSGAGQEPAERLADIDKHSMFYAERMVLVGRPDDEPIAERTGWEFIPLADAAEKADWDLADE; encoded by the coding sequence ATGACAGACGAAATAGACCTCGATGAACTCGACGTACAGGACGACGAAGAGACGCCGAACCGGGGCGACTGGTTCTGGAGCGATGAAGGCGACCCCGTGGATGAACCCGACACCGGAGCAACTGGGACTGAATCGGTACGGCCCGACAGCGACGCCGAGGCTGGCAGTCCCGCTGCAGCCATAAATACGAGTCCCGACGCGGCCACTGATGCCGAGAGGAACAGCGGAGAGACGGCCAGCGCAGACCCCGGGGGACAGGCGGTCCCCCACGTCCCGCGGGAGAACAAGGACAAGCCGGTCGGCATTCCGACGGACAGCGGCGGCGCGGGCGGCGCAGCCGCGACTGACACTGACCCGGCCTCGAACGTCGCCGAGGACCCCGCTGCTGGCGAGGCGTCTGTCGAAGCGAGCGGTCCGCACGGCGGCGGTATCGACGACATGACGATGGCCGTGACCTACGACGCGGCCCGGCAGTTCGCCGACCCGCAACTGGTGTTCCGTGAGGCGCGGGGATGGGCCGACTGGGTCGGTATCGTCGGCGACGTGGAGGCGTTCGTCATCAACAAGTTCCAGCGCGACCATGGCATCGACGCCGATTTCTTCAGCGGCGCGGGCCAGGAGCCAGCCGAGCGACTTGCCGACATCGACAAGCACTCTATGTTCTACGCCGAGCGGATGGTCCTCGTCGGCCGCCCGGACGATGAGCCGATTGCAGAGCGGACCGGCTGGGAGTTCATCCCACTCGCCGACGCCGCCGAGAAAGCGGACTGGGACCTCGCTGATGAGTGA
- a CDS encoding TorD/DmsD family molecular chaperone produces MNDAAVYEARLELVDFVIDVFWDVPEEAFVEGLLSGEVQLPEESINDQLDEGFEMLASWIDENADQSVSAVQDTLKREYTDLLVGPRPPVLPHETNYREDTEFIGEGLAEVDASYGAAGWAPPEDYPEEDDFIAVEMAFLRYLIERQREGDEETVGYERVFIEQHLSEWVVEFADEMRDEADDGLFLAAALICEGLVRFEDEIVAQIG; encoded by the coding sequence ATGAACGACGCGGCCGTCTACGAGGCCCGCCTCGAACTGGTGGATTTCGTTATCGACGTGTTCTGGGACGTGCCCGAGGAAGCGTTCGTCGAGGGACTGTTGAGCGGCGAGGTGCAACTGCCGGAAGAATCCATCAACGACCAGCTCGACGAGGGCTTCGAGATGCTTGCGTCGTGGATCGACGAGAACGCCGACCAGTCGGTTTCGGCGGTGCAGGACACCCTCAAACGGGAGTACACGGACCTGCTTGTCGGCCCGCGACCGCCGGTGTTGCCCCACGAAACGAATTACCGCGAGGACACGGAGTTCATCGGGGAAGGGCTCGCCGAGGTCGATGCCAGCTACGGTGCGGCAGGCTGGGCACCGCCCGAGGACTACCCCGAAGAGGACGACTTCATCGCCGTCGAAATGGCGTTCCTGCGGTATCTCATCGAGCGCCAGCGAGAGGGCGACGAGGAGACCGTCGGCTACGAGCGGGTGTTCATTGAGCAACACCTCAGCGAGTGGGTTGTCGAATTCGCCGACGAGATGCGCGACGAGGCCGATGACGGACTGTTCCTCGCAGCGGCGCTCATCTGTGAAGGGCTCGTCCGCTTCGAAGACGAAATCGTCGCCCAGATCGGCTAG
- the moaA gene encoding GTP 3',8-cyclase MoaA has translation MLEDDFGREVSGVRVSLTDRCNFDCVYCHNEGLGDTRGPMEAQDDELTADTIVAFLEVAAEFGVDSVKFTGGEPMLREDLEEIVRRAPDEMEVSMTTNGTFLPGRAPDLVDAGLERVNVSQDALDSEAFAELTQSGAYDRVLEGVEAALDAGLEPVKLNMVVFEPTAGYVPKMVDHVAENPGLQLQLIEYMPELAGHPEWAIDIDRVHDWLEDRADKVEHREMHDRKRYWMHSGEAAVEGDSASTSLAASDGGIRTEPVNNHNSGMVEIVDPVGNENFCANCHRVRLTHDGYLKGCLNRNDDLRDIGTTKESMRAAFRETVDTRVPYYGEYMIETEDGEWEINEEYIDTDGDRAPYEYSE, from the coding sequence ATGCTCGAAGACGACTTCGGTCGCGAGGTCTCCGGTGTCCGCGTCTCCCTCACCGACCGGTGTAACTTCGACTGCGTCTACTGTCACAACGAGGGGCTGGGCGACACACGGGGCCCGATGGAGGCACAGGACGATGAACTCACTGCTGACACCATCGTGGCCTTCCTCGAAGTCGCCGCCGAGTTCGGCGTCGACTCGGTGAAGTTCACCGGCGGGGAGCCGATGCTCCGGGAGGACCTGGAGGAAATCGTCCGGCGCGCCCCCGACGAGATGGAGGTGTCGATGACGACCAACGGCACCTTCCTCCCCGGCCGCGCCCCGGACCTCGTCGACGCGGGCCTCGAGCGGGTCAACGTCTCGCAGGACGCTCTCGACAGCGAGGCCTTCGCCGAACTGACCCAGAGCGGGGCCTACGACCGCGTCCTCGAAGGGGTCGAAGCGGCGCTGGACGCTGGCCTCGAGCCGGTAAAGCTCAACATGGTCGTCTTCGAGCCGACCGCGGGCTACGTCCCGAAGATGGTCGACCACGTCGCCGAGAACCCCGGTCTCCAGCTCCAGCTTATCGAGTACATGCCGGAACTGGCGGGCCATCCGGAGTGGGCCATCGACATCGACCGCGTCCACGACTGGCTCGAAGACCGCGCCGACAAGGTCGAACACCGCGAGATGCACGACCGCAAGCGCTACTGGATGCACAGCGGCGAGGCGGCGGTCGAAGGTGATAGTGCCTCCACCTCGCTGGCCGCGTCCGACGGCGGGATACGAACGGAGCCGGTCAACAACCACAACAGCGGGATGGTCGAAATCGTCGACCCCGTCGGCAACGAGAACTTCTGTGCGAACTGTCATCGCGTGCGGCTCACCCACGACGGCTACCTCAAGGGCTGTCTGAACCGCAACGATGACCTGCGTGACATCGGCACGACCAAAGAGTCGATGCGCGCCGCGTTCCGCGAGACGGTCGACACTCGCGTCCCCTACTACGGCGAGTACATGATTGAAACCGAGGACGGCGAGTGGGAGATAAACGAGGAGTACATCGACACCGACGGGGACCGTGCGCCCTACGAGTACTCGGAGTAG
- a CDS encoding DHH family phosphoesterase produces MRPATELENLLGEAESLTIVCHNNPDPDCLASALALGRIAAAVGIDERRILYSGEISHQQNRSFVNLLEMDIQEFDRADVIDRDPSELLAFVDHSIPGANNRVPDDVSVDIVVDHHPAEDITARFVDHRVEIGATATILTEYLRDLKIEFDDRLATALLFAIRRETLGFLRGVTPDEYGAAGFLTDTADSDLLRQLSSPSISGATVDAIADAIGNRTVRGSVLISHVGRTPERDALPQSADYLATLEGVETAIVFGIVEDTIQLSARSTDSRVNIGDILSESLSDVGSAGGHREMAGGEIPLGIFADYTSDDTVLVDIVEQVISARLFAGLNLSEDS; encoded by the coding sequence ATGCGCCCCGCAACAGAACTTGAAAATCTACTCGGAGAGGCGGAGTCGCTCACGATTGTCTGTCACAACAACCCTGACCCCGACTGTCTGGCCAGCGCGCTCGCGCTCGGTCGCATTGCGGCCGCCGTCGGCATCGACGAACGACGCATCCTCTACAGCGGCGAGATATCACACCAGCAGAACCGCTCGTTCGTCAATCTGCTGGAGATGGACATTCAGGAGTTCGATAGAGCCGACGTGATTGACCGGGACCCTTCGGAACTACTCGCCTTCGTCGACCACTCGATTCCAGGGGCGAACAACCGGGTTCCCGATGATGTCTCGGTCGATATCGTTGTCGACCATCACCCCGCCGAGGATATTACAGCCAGGTTCGTCGACCACCGTGTTGAGATCGGCGCGACGGCGACGATACTGACCGAGTACCTCCGAGACCTCAAAATCGAATTCGATGACCGTCTGGCGACAGCGTTGCTGTTTGCCATCCGCCGGGAGACGCTGGGATTCCTGCGCGGCGTGACGCCGGATGAGTACGGGGCGGCCGGCTTTCTGACGGACACGGCCGATTCGGACCTGTTGCGACAGCTCTCTTCGCCGTCGATCAGCGGTGCAACCGTCGACGCTATCGCGGACGCAATCGGAAACCGGACAGTCCGCGGGTCGGTGCTGATTTCACACGTCGGCCGGACGCCCGAGCGGGACGCCCTGCCGCAGTCGGCTGACTATCTGGCGACGCTTGAGGGCGTCGAGACGGCCATCGTCTTTGGCATTGTCGAGGACACGATTCAGCTCAGCGCCCGCTCGACGGACTCCCGGGTCAACATCGGTGACATTCTGAGTGAGTCCCTGAGCGATGTGGGGAGCGCAGGGGGACACCGCGAGATGGCCGGCGGCGAAATCCCGCTTGGCATCTTCGCCGATTACACGAGCGACGACACCGTGCTTGTCGATATTGTCGAGCAGGTGATTTCGGCGCGGCTCTTTGCCGGGTTAAATCTCTCGGAAGACAGCTAA
- a CDS encoding DUF7405 family protein — MTSRRGLLLRLSALTGAAGLSGCSSLLARQAESPTGDLDPNPRADDLPIRQHAWNERLRSDGAGNDLLPRHFRLFMLDLDAAPSDSAAETVELAMRTLEDAYEFNSAGLLHMLGWGTSYFDTYGSLDSSPIRSPRVLSRTDDPDLQSFDAMLVLASDVPSNLAAAESAMFDTRPRLADAEVQGRLGDVFSVADRRGGFVGEGLPAAHADAEGVPADIPEESHMFSGFFAGRAGTQASEDRVTIDDGPYAGGTTIHLSRINEAFDNWWELAQSDRVKRLFSAEFSPEDIDRGSLPFAEMVREHASSEGTVGHFEKVARARKDGEPLLLRRDFNTIDGGQAGIHFLSLQERPRDFEEVRDAMNGWWLREEHEELRDRQNNGLLEFIEVASRSNFYVPPRDRRAFPAP, encoded by the coding sequence ATGACTTCGCGCCGTGGGCTGCTACTTCGGCTCTCCGCACTCACCGGAGCGGCCGGTCTCAGCGGCTGTTCATCCCTGCTAGCCAGGCAAGCGGAGTCGCCGACGGGTGACCTCGACCCGAACCCGCGGGCCGACGACCTCCCGATACGGCAACACGCCTGGAACGAGCGCCTTCGGAGCGACGGCGCTGGCAACGACCTGTTGCCACGTCATTTCCGACTGTTCATGCTCGACCTTGATGCCGCCCCGTCGGATTCTGCCGCGGAGACCGTCGAGCTAGCGATGCGGACGCTGGAGGACGCCTACGAGTTCAACAGTGCAGGGCTCCTGCATATGCTCGGCTGGGGGACGAGTTATTTCGACACCTACGGGTCGCTCGATTCGTCCCCGATACGCAGCCCGCGGGTCCTCTCTCGGACCGACGACCCCGACTTGCAGTCTTTCGACGCGATGCTCGTCCTTGCGAGCGACGTTCCGTCGAACCTCGCCGCCGCCGAGTCGGCGATGTTCGACACGCGGCCGAGGCTTGCGGATGCGGAGGTGCAGGGTCGACTCGGCGACGTGTTCTCTGTCGCAGACCGCCGCGGCGGGTTCGTCGGCGAAGGGCTTCCAGCGGCCCACGCCGACGCGGAAGGCGTCCCCGCCGATATCCCCGAAGAGTCACATATGTTCTCTGGCTTTTTTGCCGGCCGGGCCGGCACGCAGGCCAGCGAGGACCGCGTCACCATCGACGACGGCCCCTACGCCGGCGGGACGACAATACACCTCTCACGAATCAACGAGGCCTTCGACAACTGGTGGGAACTCGCCCAGTCCGACCGCGTCAAGCGACTGTTCTCGGCGGAGTTCTCCCCTGAAGACATCGACAGAGGGAGCCTCCCCTTCGCCGAGATGGTCCGTGAGCACGCGAGCAGCGAGGGAACGGTCGGCCACTTCGAGAAAGTGGCCCGCGCCCGCAAGGATGGGGAGCCGCTTCTCCTCCGGCGCGACTTCAACACGATTGACGGCGGCCAAGCCGGGATTCACTTCCTCTCGCTCCAGGAACGCCCGCGTGATTTCGAGGAAGTCCGGGACGCGATGAACGGCTGGTGGCTCCGGGAAGAACACGAAGAACTCCGGGACCGGCAGAACAACGGCCTGCTGGAATTTATCGAAGTCGCGTCACGCTCGAACTTCTACGTCCCGCCGCGTGACAGACGGGCCTTTCCGGCCCCATAG
- a CDS encoding molybdenum cofactor guanylyltransferase has product MRAGVIVAGGRSTRFGDSDKAVADLAGTPMVRRVADRLGEAVDELVVNCREDQVEAIDTALSDHTLEPTFALDEDPDQGPMAGIATGLGAVDSEYAAVVACDMPFVDPTFVDYLFERAASHEAAVPRPDEWFQTTQAVYHADAMHDACQRALERGEHKIVEPLFDLEYVVVEREDVLAHTSLDTFKNLNTREEFEAAAERF; this is encoded by the coding sequence ATGCGCGCAGGTGTCATCGTTGCGGGCGGTCGGTCGACGCGGTTCGGCGACAGCGACAAAGCCGTCGCCGACCTCGCTGGGACACCGATGGTCCGCCGCGTCGCCGACCGCCTTGGCGAAGCCGTCGACGAACTCGTCGTGAACTGCCGCGAGGACCAGGTCGAGGCCATCGACACGGCGCTATCGGACCACACGCTTGAGCCGACGTTCGCGCTCGATGAGGACCCCGACCAGGGACCGATGGCTGGCATCGCGACCGGGCTGGGGGCCGTCGACAGCGAATACGCTGCGGTGGTGGCCTGCGATATGCCCTTTGTCGACCCAACGTTCGTCGACTACCTGTTCGAGCGAGCGGCGTCCCACGAGGCCGCAGTTCCACGTCCGGACGAGTGGTTTCAGACGACACAGGCGGTGTACCACGCCGACGCAATGCATGACGCCTGTCAGCGAGCACTGGAGCGCGGTGAGCACAAAATCGTCGAACCGTTGTTCGACCTTGAGTACGTTGTCGTTGAGCGCGAAGACGTACTCGCACACACCTCACTGGATACGTTCAAGAACCTCAACACCCGTGAGGAGTTCGAGGCCGCGGCCGAGCGGTTCTGA
- the yqeC gene encoding selenium cofactor biosynthesis protein YqeC, producing MDIVDALDARHGTICFVGAGGKKTTMATLAARLEHAVVTATVRIPIFDGWVEDVVVTETPRTAIDEASAWPLGVVPAQERPDRYRGYDPGTVADLADIDHPILVKADGARMREFKAPSDREPQLPTSASTVVPIASAHVVGEPLTDDIVHRVDEVTAITGLARGDEIRPQDVAAVLAHEQGGLKDLPANATAVPLLNMVDDAGLETSARAVAEAIHDQADVSRVVLAEMRSDDPLVAVV from the coding sequence ATGGACATCGTCGACGCGCTAGACGCACGACATGGGACCATCTGCTTTGTCGGCGCTGGGGGCAAGAAAACGACGATGGCGACGCTCGCAGCGCGACTAGAACACGCCGTCGTCACCGCGACGGTTCGGATTCCGATTTTCGACGGGTGGGTCGAGGACGTTGTCGTGACGGAAACCCCACGGACAGCCATTGACGAGGCGTCTGCGTGGCCGCTAGGCGTCGTCCCGGCACAGGAGCGACCGGACCGCTACCGCGGCTACGACCCGGGGACTGTTGCCGACCTGGCTGATATCGACCATCCGATTCTGGTGAAAGCCGACGGCGCACGGATGCGAGAGTTCAAAGCGCCGAGCGACCGCGAGCCACAGCTCCCCACGTCGGCCTCGACCGTCGTCCCGATTGCCAGCGCCCACGTCGTCGGCGAACCCTTGACCGACGACATCGTCCACCGGGTCGACGAAGTTACCGCGATTACCGGGCTCGCTCGCGGTGACGAGATTCGACCGCAAGACGTCGCTGCGGTCCTCGCCCACGAGCAGGGCGGGCTGAAAGACTTGCCAGCCAACGCGACCGCGGTTCCGCTACTCAATATGGTCGATGACGCGGGACTCGAAACAAGCGCGCGGGCCGTTGCCGAGGCGATTCACGACCAAGCCGACGTGTCGCGTGTCGTCCTTGCTGAGATGCGGAGCGACGACCCGCTGGTGGCAGTCGTCTGA